The Cloeon dipterum chromosome X, ieCloDipt1.1, whole genome shotgun sequence genome includes a window with the following:
- the Rpt5 gene encoding 26S proteasome regulatory subunit 6A-B — MAAPKLEDGAMWDDSEESLGEEVLRMPTDEIIGRTRLLDNEIKIMKSEVMRITHELQAQNDKIKDNAEKIKVNKTLPYLVSNVIELLDVDPQDMGEEDGSVVDLDAQRKGKCAVIKTSTRQTYFLPVIGLVDAEKLKPGDLVGVNKDSYLILETLPAEYDARVKAMEVDERPTEQYSDIGGLDKQIQELIEAVVLPMTHKERFENLGIQPPKGVLLYGPPGTGKTLLARACAAQTKSTFLKLAGPQLVQMFIGDGAKLVRDAFALAKEKAPAIIFIDELDAIGTKRFDSEKAGDREVQRTMLELLNQLDGFSSTTDIKVIAATNRVDILDPALLRSGRLDRKIEFPHPNEEARARIMQIHSRKMNVSQDVNFEELSRSTDDFNGAQCKAVCVEAGMIALRRGATSVTHEDFMDAIMEVQAKKKANLNYYA; from the exons ATGGCGGCCCCTAAACTAGAGGATGGTGCGATGTGGGACGATTCGGAg GAGTCGTTGGGCGAAGAGGTCCTCAGGATGCCTACAGATGAAATAATTGGGCGCACCAGGCTGCTCGACAATGAGATTAAAATCATGAAGAGCGAAGTGATGCGGATCACGCACGAGTTGCAGGCGCAGAATGACAAAATCAAAGACAACGCCGAGAAAATTAAGGTTAACAAAACCCTGCCGTACTTGGTTTCTAATGTAATCGAG TTGTTGGATGTTGACCCACAAGACATGGGGGAGGAGGATGGATCTGTCGTTGATCTTGATGCTCAGAGGAAAGGAAAGTGTGCTGTTATTAAAACATCAACGAGACAA ACTTATTTCCTTCCTGTGATTGGACTTGTCGACGCTGAGAAGCTGAAACCTGGCGATTTAGTCGGCGTCAACAAGGACTCGTATCTTATCTTGGAGACCCTTCCAGCTGAGTACGACGCCAGGGTGAAAGCCATGGAGGTGGACGAGAGACCAACAGAGCAGTATTCGGACATCGGTGGCCTGGACAAACAAATCCAAGAG CTCATTGAGGCTGTGGTTCTTCCCATGACACACAAGGAGCGTTTTGAGAACTTGGGCATCCAACCCCCCAAGGGCGTGTTGCTGTACGGCCCACCTGGCACAG GTAAAACCCTTCTGGCCAGGGCGTGTGCGGCACAGACAAAGTCCACTTTCCTCAAACTGGCCGGCCCGCAGCTGGTTCAAATGTTCATCGGCGATGGCGCCAAGTTGGTGCGAGACGCATTCGCTTTGGCCAAGGAAAAGGCGCCGgcgatcatttttattgatgagTTGGACGCCATCGGCACCAAGAGATTCGACTCAGAGAAGGCGGGAGATCGTGAGGTGCAAAGGACCATGTTGGAACTGCTCAACCAACTGGACGGCTTCAGCTCCACCACTGACATCAAg GTCATTGCCGCCACCAACAGAGTCGACATTCTTGATCCTGCGTTGCTCAGGTCTGGCCGTCTCGACAGGAAAATCGAGTTTCCTCATCCAAACGAAGAGGCCAGAGCTAGAATCATGCAGATCCACTCGAGGAAGATGAACGTGAGCCAGGACGTCAACTTTGAGGAGTTGTCCAGGTCAACTGACGATTTCAACGGCGCTCAATGCAAGGCTGTTTGTGTTGAGGCT GGTATGATTGCTCTGAGACGTGGTGCGACCAGCGTGACTCACGAAGATTTCATGGACGCAATCATGGAAGTGCAAGCGAAAAAGAAGGCCAACCTCAACTACTATGCTTGA
- the Vps33B gene encoding vacuolar protein sorting-associated protein 33B, with product MDDLPMEKRMEALPQITQRKLLSIFDSIPDVKDLLIDPAIMKPLQRFTGIKALRAHGIEKIYRLEEGHVPVTNMKRVFLLCSEYPKVRQVLQQIQAELQQQEGKPLSPHLILVPGSMSHFAVEKLVEEEALCGLVTIHTLNFELMKLDQGLWSLEMPSAFRNLNVQGDITLLKPIAKALWSLQLVLGRPKLLWAQGGMATKVVQLMERFPWPKDTIKSKEGTLGSLSIVCRDIDWPSVFLTPVTYTALVDQVIGSNCGNVKFQSEAGASSAPDGIYLNSNTDQVYCHIKNLHFSSVFPYLSIKTKELQMDAAKITKASSPSEMKAFVKERLTQSAELKKSLAQHIATCEYVVEQIGSSYESIQIAETMALSGRKGVISQVEDLFGQGLLTLSQCMRLLGLLSVCGLSEDFDAVLTQFLLSHGHKHLCTVHSLGLMGLHVEEEASTSIVGRVAQVVKRRTSTIQEIDKKFKVLFPDGKEVPDKALPALHMSYVFSSSYTPVVGRIMEWMIKGEPVAQLEDALKVLPGPTMWRGSRGEYLPRPQLPVVPKTHIVFFIGGVTYAEVSALQILEALTGTKIVIATTSIISKNTLVEACSKY from the exons ATGGACGATTTGCCGATGGAAAAGCGAATGGAGGCCCTTCCTCAAATTACGCAGCGCAAGTTGCTGAGCATTTTCGACAGCATTCCAGACGTGAAAGACTTGCTGATCGACCCAGCCATTATGAAACCCCTGCAAAGGTTCACCGGAATCAAAGCCCTAAG GGCTCACGGaatcgaaaaaatatatcGGTTGGAGGAGGGCCACGTGCCAGTGACTAACATGAAGCGCGTCTTCCTACTATGCAGCGAATACCCAAAGGTGCGGCAGGTGCTGCAGCAGATCCAGGCtgagctgcagcagcaggaggGCAAGCCGTTGTCACCACACCTGATCCTGGTGCCAGGCTCGATGAGTCACTTTGCTGTTGAGAAACTGGTCGAGGAGGAAGCGCTTTGCGGTCTTGTCACCATCCACACGCTAAATTTTGAGCTGATGAAACTGGACCAAGGTCTGTGGTCCCTTGAGATGCCTTCAGCATTCAGAAACCTCAACGTCCAAGGGGACATCACGCTCCTCAAGCCAATTGCCAAGGCGTTGTGGTCCCTCCAACTCGTTCTTG GTCGTCCAAAGTTGCTCTGGGCGCAGGGTGGGATGGCCACCAAAGTGGTGCAGTTGATGGAGCGCTTTCCATGGCCTAAAGACACCATCAAGTCCAAAGAAGGCACTCTTGGGAGCTTGTCGATTGTTTGCCGTGATATTGACTGGCCCTCCGTCTTCCTCACACCTGTCACATACACAGCTCTAGTAGATCAG GTAATTGGGTCTAACTGTGGCAACGTCAAATTCCAAAGCGAAGCCGGAGCGAGTTCAGCACCAGACGGCATTTATCTCAACAGCAATACGGACCAAGTGTACTGCCATATAAAGAACCTGCACTTCAGTAGCGTCTTTCCCTATCTCAGCATCAAGACAAAGGAGCTGCAAATGGATGCGGCGAAAATCACCAAGGCATCCAGCCCGTCTGAGATGAAGGCGTTTGTCAAGGAGAGACTGACGCAATCTGCAGAGCTGAAGAAGTCACTTGCGCAGCACATTGCCACCTGTGAATATGTCGTTGAACAA ATTGGTTCAAGTTACGAGTCGATCCAGATCGCGGAGACGATGGCCTTGTCAGGTCGGAAAGGAGTGATTTCCCAGGTGGAGGACCTCTTCGGTCAGGGGCTGCTGACGCTGAGTCAGTGCATGCGCCTCCTTGGGCTGCTCTCCGTGTGCGGTCTCTCGGAAGACTTTGACGCCGTTCTGACCCAGTTTCTGCTGAGCCACGGCCACAAGCATTTGTGCACCGTGCATTCCTTGGGCCTGATGGGCCTGCACGTGGAGGAGGAGGCGTCCACCTCCATCGTGGGCAGGGTGGCGCAGGTGGTCAAGAGACGTACCTCCACCATTCAG GAAATCGACAAGAAGTTCAAGGTGCTCTTCCCAGACGGGAAAGAGGTGCCTGACAAAGCTCTGCCTGCACTGCACATGAGCTATGTTTTCAGCAGCTCTTACACCCCAGTTGTGGGCAGAATAATGGAATGGATGATCAAAGGGGAGCCTGTTGCTCAG CTGGAAGACGCACTGAAAGTTTTGCCTGGGCCAACGATGTGGCGAGGAAGTAGAGGGGAGTATTTACCCAGACCCCAACTCCCTGTTGTGCCAAAAACCCACATCGTCTTTTTCATTGGTGGCGTCACCTACGCAGAGGTGTCCgctctgcaaattttggaggcGCTAACCGGCACGAAAATTGTGATAGCAACAACTTCtataattagcaaaaataccTTGGTTGAAGCTTGTTCAAagtactga
- the LOC135945878 gene encoding meiosis-specific nuclear structural protein 1-like — protein sequence MRLKRLEEFERLEEERKIKERQIKAMEELEKTRRQQEMQLAIEKEQVEREKLKEFKLRLQIREQSVELRQLKAQLEAAYITKELVAQRAEREAQRLKEKVKDAKAHKEQQQIWANYDEEEKKLVQQKAKVQRDHYAELQKQIEEREELREKALELILIEKKILDELMLQFQQEIERESIERMVKMQAFKEDIESFKLEQEAWKEVQKMKFEMEQKRIENYLTEQEETIRLRALAAKKKKSEKHKIVEKLAEKLAEEERLKVEREELLQELAAEEARQQAERAARLEFERRIKQRLKMRAIWLEEAKEKLRRLEEEKKREAHFRQEMMERLAEQQKLEQLSAAKRRAKQAEHRRAVEQLLEERRKEREEAKRRLDELYRQEEEEHKLKLAIIEEERLKMLQEHAANVLGFLPRGLLREDDLAVISDPDTT from the exons ATGAGGTTGAAAAGACTTGAAGAGTTTGAAAGACTTGAGgaggagaggaaaataaaagaacggcag ATAAAAGCTATGGAAGAGCTGGAAAAGACACGAAGGCAGCAAGAAATGCAGCTGGCAATTGAAAAAGAGCAGGTGGAACGGGAAAAACTGAAGGAATTTAAACTCCGTTTGCAAATTCGAGAGCAAAGTGTTGAGTTGCGACAGCTGAAGGCCCAACTTGAGGCTGCTTACATTACCAAAGAACTGGTTGCCCAGCGAGCAGAGAGGGAAGCACAAAGACTGAAAGAGAAG GTGAAAGATGCCAAAGCTCACAAAGAGCAGCAACAAATTTGGGCCAATTATGACGAGGAGGAAAAGAAGTTGGTGCAGCAGAAAGCAAAAGTTCAAAGGGACCACTACGCTGAGCTTCAGAAACAGATTGAGGAAAGGGAGGAGCTCAGAGAAAAGGCCTTGGAGCTTATCCTGATTGAGAAGAAAATCTTGGACGAGTTAATGTTGCAGTTCCAACAGGAGATTGAAAG GGAGAGTATTGAAAGGATGGTAAAAATGCAGGCATTTAAAGAGGACATAGAGTCTTTCAAGCTGGAGCAGGAGGCGTGGAAGGAGGTGCAGAAGATGAAGTTTGAGATGGAGCAAAA GAggattgaaaactatttaacGGAGCAAGAAGAAACAATCCGGCTGAGGGCTTTGGCTGCCAAGAAGAAGAAATCCGAGAAGCACAAGATAGTTGAAAAGCTGGCTGAAAAGCTGGCGGAAGAAGAAAGGCTGAAGGTCGAGCGGGAGGAGTTGCTGCAAGAGCTGGCAGCCGAGGAGGCCAGGCAGCAGGCTGAGAGAGCTGCCAGACTGGAATTCGAGCGGCGGATCAAGCAGCGGCTCAAGATGCGTGCCATCTGGCTCGAGGAGGCCAAGGAGAAGCTGCGCCGGCTGGAAGAGGAAAAGAAGCGAGAGGCGCATTTCAGACAAGAG ATGATGGAACGACTGGCCGAGCAACAAAAGCTAGAGCAGCTTAGCGCGGCCAAAAGGCGGGCGAAGCAGGCGGAACACAGAAGGGCCGTGGAGCAGCTACTGGAGGAGCGGCGGAAAGAGAGGGAAGAGGCCAAGCGGCGGCTAGACGAGCTATACAGACAAGAAGAGGAAGAGCACAAGCTCAA ATTGGCTATAATTGAGGAGGAGCGGCTAAAAATGCTGCAAGAGCATGCTGCCAACGTGCTAGGATTCTTGCCAAGGGGGCTTTTGAGAGAGGACGACTTGGCTGTCATCAGCGACCCAGATACGACGTGA
- the LOC135945879 gene encoding uncharacterized protein LOC135945879 translates to MAMAGEALQMHQQFHNGGVDRFHGTVRTAEQEQSKQCFLNNNNNSVDYVFRVNSLRNNNLNFDRQQTIRIRVSSIDEPDDLEQPDATLAANTNGEERLSKEEQLSRGVQNLQLEPSSQQQLPRVVLCSSAPCEPSACVSRSRSPSPLLEVPVERVDISREIRRPPL, encoded by the exons ATGGCGATGGCCGGCGAAGCCCTGCAGATGCACCAGCAGTTCCATAACGGCGGAGTTGACAGGTTTCACGGCACCGTCCGCACCGCCGAGCAGGAGCAGAGCAAGCAGTGCTTcctcaacaacaacaacaactcgGTCGACTACGTCTTCCGAGTGAACAGCCTGAGGAACAACAACCTCAACTTCGACCGCCAGCAGACAATCCGCATCAGGGTCAGCTCCATCGACGAGCCAGACGACCTGGAGCAACCCGACGCCACCCTGGCTGCTAACACTAAC GGTGAAGAGAGACTGAGCAAGGAGGAGCAGCTGAGCCGCGGCGTGCAGAATCTGCAGCTGGAACCTTCCTCGCAGCAGCAGTTGCCGCGAGTGGTCCTGTGCAGCTCAGCGCCGTGCGAGCCATCGGCTTGCGTTTCGCGGTCGCGGAGCCCAAGTCCGCTGTTGGAGGTGCCCGTCGAGAGGGTGGACATCTCGCGCGAGATCCGCCGGCCACCCCTGTAG